A region from the Gemmatimonadota bacterium genome encodes:
- the pstC gene encoding phosphate ABC transporter permease subunit PstC, with the protein MSEVAHPSEEAAEFDRRTMDWWIDRLVQLIVFAGGISGIVFVIGIFVFVTKEGLPFLTGRFSFTEFFGSQAWRPTSRNPTYGALALIAGTASVTGLAMVVSVPFSLGAAIYIAEFARGRTREWLKVLVEMLAAIPSVVWGFIGLSIMNPLIIELFNQPVGLNVLNAGIILGLMAAPIMTTIAEDALKAVPDHYREAAEAMGATRWEMIRHVVLPAAKNGLAGAVLLGVGRGFGETLAVLMASGHSIHIPTSPFDSVRALTATIAAELGEAPQGSDHYRALFTLGILLFAVTFTINLIADLVIRGVRKK; encoded by the coding sequence GTGAGCGAAGTCGCACATCCGTCGGAGGAGGCTGCCGAGTTCGATCGGCGGACGATGGACTGGTGGATCGACCGCCTGGTCCAACTGATCGTCTTCGCAGGCGGGATCAGCGGCATTGTCTTCGTCATCGGCATCTTCGTGTTCGTCACGAAGGAAGGGTTGCCCTTCCTTACGGGTCGCTTCTCCTTCACGGAGTTCTTCGGCTCGCAGGCCTGGCGACCCACCTCGCGGAATCCTACGTACGGTGCCCTGGCGTTGATCGCCGGCACGGCCAGCGTGACCGGCCTGGCCATGGTGGTCTCGGTGCCCTTCTCGCTGGGTGCCGCCATCTACATCGCAGAGTTCGCGCGCGGTCGCACGCGCGAGTGGTTGAAGGTTCTGGTGGAGATGCTGGCGGCCATTCCCTCGGTGGTGTGGGGCTTCATCGGTCTGTCCATCATGAACCCGCTCATCATCGAGCTCTTCAACCAGCCGGTGGGCCTCAACGTGCTGAACGCGGGGATCATCCTGGGCCTGATGGCGGCGCCCATCATGACCACCATCGCCGAGGACGCGCTGAAGGCCGTGCCCGACCACTACCGGGAAGCGGCGGAGGCCATGGGCGCCACCCGCTGGGAGATGATCCGGCACGTGGTTCTACCCGCGGCCAAGAACGGCCTGGCGGGTGCGGTACTGTTGGGCGTGGGCCGTGGCTTCGGTGAGACGCTGGCCGTGCTGATGGCGAGCGGGCACTCCATCCACATCCCCACCAGCCCCTTCGATTCGGTGCGGGCGCTCACGGCCACCATCGCCGCCGAGCTGGGTGAGGCCCCGCAGGGCTCCGATCACTACCGAGCGCTGTTCACACTGGGGATCTTGCTGTTCGCGGTGACCTTCACGATCAACCTGATCGCGGATCTGGTGATCCGCGGCGTCCGGAAGAAGTGA
- a CDS encoding PhoU domain-containing protein → MSHLEQRLEQDEQALRAGVAKVGKWVEENVTDAVQALTTHDRTLANRTILRDRAVNRQIEDLDHLCHVFVVKHLPSAGHLRFVSSVLRVNVALERIGDYAVTACREMLQLSAPVPESVGADLQMLGEQAVATLRAAVEAFVNGDTTMAAQAEGMAKQVEPTFLRAYTDLTRAGDRDERQTRDLFSTLLAARVIKRVADQAENLCEQTYFQVTGEAKGAKTYRVLFFDERGDLLSRMAQGFAQEAYPDSGRFRSAGYAPAGTFDAGLVSFLRGRGIQVEGAPVPLAKALDVPKHYHVIVAIGAKASDHIKDIPFRTATLRWDLSGAVKEAAALPEEERYASLYRAVAEQVTKLMETLGIETSR, encoded by the coding sequence ATGTCGCACTTGGAACAGCGGCTTGAGCAGGACGAGCAGGCCCTCCGGGCCGGGGTGGCCAAGGTCGGAAAGTGGGTCGAGGAGAACGTGACGGATGCCGTGCAGGCGCTGACCACTCACGATCGCACTCTGGCCAACCGTACCATCCTTCGTGACCGTGCGGTCAACCGGCAGATCGAGGATCTGGACCATCTCTGTCACGTATTCGTCGTCAAACATCTGCCAAGCGCGGGCCATCTTCGTTTCGTTTCCTCGGTATTGCGTGTCAACGTCGCCCTGGAGCGGATCGGCGACTATGCGGTGACGGCCTGCCGAGAGATGCTCCAACTCTCGGCGCCGGTGCCAGAGAGCGTGGGCGCCGACCTTCAGATGCTGGGTGAACAGGCCGTGGCCACACTGCGGGCGGCCGTCGAAGCCTTCGTGAACGGCGACACCACCATGGCCGCGCAGGCCGAAGGGATGGCCAAACAGGTCGAGCCGACCTTTTTGCGCGCATATACCGACCTCACGCGGGCCGGCGACCGGGACGAGCGTCAGACGCGTGACCTGTTCAGCACACTGCTGGCGGCGCGCGTGATCAAGCGGGTCGCCGATCAGGCCGAGAACCTCTGTGAGCAGACCTACTTCCAGGTCACCGGTGAGGCCAAGGGCGCCAAGACCTATCGCGTCCTCTTCTTCGACGAGCGCGGTGATCTCCTGAGCCGGATGGCCCAGGGGTTCGCGCAGGAAGCCTACCCCGACAGCGGTCGCTTCCGCAGCGCGGGGTACGCGCCCGCGGGGACGTTCGATGCGGGCCTGGTGTCGTTCCTGCGCGGACGCGGAATCCAGGTGGAGGGGGCCCCGGTGCCGCTGGCCAAAGCGCTGGACGTGCCCAAGCACTACCACGTCATCGTGGCGATCGGCGCCAAGGCCTCGGACCATATCAAGGACATCCCCTTCCGCACGGCCACATTGCGTTGGGATCTATCCGGGGCCGTCAAGGAGGCCGCGGCGCTGCCTGAGGAGGAGCGCTACGCTTCGCTCTACCGGGCCGTGGCCGAGCAGGTGACGAAGCTCATGGAGACCCTGGGTATCGAGACCAGCCGGTGA
- a CDS encoding phosphate ABC transporter substrate-binding protein, translating into MKKTVLAGVLLTLACGGGREGGERTVIQNKGSDTLVNVAQAWAEAYRTVNPNVAVAVTGGGSGTGISAMINGTVDIANASRKMTSEEIEAARANGHDPIEYIVGFDALAIFLHQDNPITQMSRAQLKEIYGDGGTVTKWSQLGITVPGCPSDEIIVVSRQNNSGTYAYFREAVLGEDGDFRLGTRDMHGSKDVVDLVENTPCAIGYSGLAYATDHVKMPCIETDDGGCVAPSVASALDGTYPIARPLIMYTSGQPTGAVKEYIDWIESQAGQCIILEQGYAPAQSVTCA; encoded by the coding sequence ATGAAGAAGACCGTGCTCGCCGGTGTCCTGCTCACCCTGGCCTGCGGTGGTGGCCGTGAGGGGGGCGAGCGCACCGTCATCCAGAACAAGGGATCCGACACGCTGGTGAACGTGGCCCAGGCCTGGGCAGAGGCCTACCGCACCGTCAACCCCAATGTCGCGGTGGCCGTGACCGGCGGCGGTTCCGGGACCGGGATCTCGGCGATGATCAACGGCACCGTGGACATCGCCAACGCGAGCCGCAAGATGACCTCTGAGGAGATCGAGGCCGCGCGGGCCAACGGGCACGATCCCATCGAATACATCGTGGGCTTCGACGCGCTGGCCATCTTCCTGCACCAGGACAACCCCATCACCCAGATGTCCCGGGCACAGCTGAAGGAGATCTACGGGGACGGCGGAACGGTGACCAAGTGGTCCCAGCTCGGGATCACGGTGCCCGGGTGTCCGTCGGACGAGATCATCGTGGTCAGCCGGCAGAACAACTCCGGGACCTATGCCTACTTCCGCGAAGCGGTCCTGGGAGAGGACGGTGACTTCCGGCTGGGCACCCGCGACATGCACGGCTCCAAGGACGTGGTGGACCTGGTGGAGAACACGCCCTGCGCCATCGGCTACTCCGGGCTGGCCTACGCGACCGACCACGTGAAGATGCCTTGCATCGAGACCGACGACGGGGGCTGCGTGGCGCCCTCGGTGGCGAGCGCGCTCGACGGCACCTATCCGATCGCCCGGCCGCTGATCATGTACACCTCCGGCCAGCCCACCGGGGCGGTGAAGGAGTACATCGATTGGATCGAGAGCCAGGCCGGCCAGTGCATCATTCTCGAGCAGGGGTACGCTCCCGCACAGTCGGTGACCTGCGCCTGA
- a CDS encoding alpha/beta fold hydrolase: MPSSPPSIRYARSRDGVDVAYWKLGRGPVLVHTPNVQLGHARAEWAVEGMRRWYESLARHFTLVRYDHRGGGLSSRDGSTQSIDALVRDIDAIVETVSTEPIVLLGWLSGGLPAIAWAAQNPERVSHLVLWSSFARDAAHGQAPRLKALFQMAATDWELFTESMSQAALGWRDADEARRWAAVTREATTQAEFLAFLRARREWDVDEYLEQVDAPTLIFHDRSNPLASEERNRELAAGIPGARLVVCDTERGTPGADALETVLALVGRGEGLASGLEELSPREREVLGLVVEGAKNTEIAERLFISVNTVTRHLTHIYAKLGVAGRAQAVRYALERGLVDY, encoded by the coding sequence ATGCCTTCCAGTCCTCCGTCGATCCGCTACGCACGCAGTCGCGACGGCGTAGACGTCGCGTATTGGAAGCTCGGACGGGGACCGGTGCTGGTACACACGCCGAACGTGCAGCTCGGCCACGCACGGGCGGAGTGGGCGGTGGAGGGCATGCGGCGTTGGTACGAGAGCCTTGCGCGCCACTTCACCCTGGTACGGTACGACCATCGGGGAGGCGGACTCTCGAGTCGCGACGGCAGCACCCAGTCCATCGACGCGCTGGTCCGCGACATCGACGCCATCGTCGAGACCGTGTCCACGGAGCCCATCGTGCTGCTGGGCTGGCTCAGCGGCGGCCTCCCCGCGATTGCCTGGGCGGCACAGAACCCGGAGCGCGTGTCGCATCTGGTGTTGTGGAGCAGCTTTGCCCGCGATGCCGCGCACGGCCAAGCACCGCGACTCAAGGCCCTCTTTCAGATGGCGGCCACCGACTGGGAGCTCTTCACCGAGTCGATGAGCCAAGCCGCTCTCGGTTGGCGTGACGCGGACGAGGCCCGACGCTGGGCGGCCGTGACTCGGGAAGCGACAACGCAGGCCGAGTTCCTGGCCTTCCTGCGGGCGCGGCGGGAGTGGGACGTGGACGAATACCTGGAACAGGTGGACGCACCGACGTTGATTTTCCACGACCGCTCGAACCCGCTCGCCAGCGAAGAGCGGAACCGCGAGCTGGCTGCCGGAATCCCCGGTGCGCGTCTCGTCGTGTGCGACACGGAGCGCGGCACGCCCGGCGCTGACGCTCTGGAAACGGTCCTCGCGCTGGTCGGGCGGGGCGAGGGCCTGGCGAGTGGCCTCGAGGAGCTTTCTCCGCGCGAACGGGAGGTGCTGGGCCTCGTGGTCGAAGGCGCGAAGAACACGGAGATCGCCGAGCGGCTCTTCATCAGCGTGAATACGGTCACGCGACACCTGACCCACATCTACGCCAAGCTCGGAGTGGCCGGACGGGCCCAGGCCGTGCGCTACGCCCTGGAGCGGGGGCTGGTCGACTACTGA
- a CDS encoding PP2C family serine/threonine-protein phosphatase — MRPDPRIYRDNGEGLIDSFEGEEGRIGVLCQRHPQVSGESEDAAAVIPIENGGWVLAVADGVGGARGGEIASHLALEQMARVVGSEELPLRERVMQGFEEANTAILDLGVGAATTLAVVTVEGGIVRSYHAGDSEMWLVGSRGRVKYRTVSHSPVGYAVASGVLDGDSAIFHEERHVISNHVGNREMRIDVSPPLPLASQDTVLLGTDGLFDNLKEAEIVERIRKGPLRLAMNELSVLCTARMAAAHEGQPSKEDDLTLILYRGPRRTRARGPGGTSG; from the coding sequence ATGAGACCGGATCCTCGGATCTATCGGGACAACGGTGAGGGCCTGATCGACTCCTTCGAAGGGGAGGAGGGTCGGATCGGCGTCCTCTGCCAGCGTCACCCGCAGGTGAGCGGCGAGAGCGAGGACGCGGCCGCAGTCATTCCCATCGAGAACGGCGGATGGGTGCTGGCGGTCGCCGACGGCGTCGGAGGGGCACGCGGCGGAGAGATCGCCTCCCATCTCGCGCTCGAGCAGATGGCGCGGGTGGTGGGCAGCGAGGAGCTACCGCTGCGGGAGCGCGTGATGCAGGGGTTCGAGGAAGCCAACACGGCCATCCTCGATCTCGGCGTGGGCGCGGCCACCACGCTGGCGGTCGTCACCGTGGAGGGGGGGATCGTTCGTTCCTACCATGCCGGCGACTCCGAGATGTGGCTGGTGGGGAGTAGGGGTCGCGTGAAGTATCGCACCGTCTCGCATTCCCCGGTGGGCTACGCCGTCGCGTCCGGCGTGCTGGATGGGGATTCGGCGATCTTCCATGAGGAGCGCCATGTGATCTCCAACCACGTCGGCAATCGCGAGATGCGGATCGACGTCAGTCCTCCGCTGCCGCTCGCCTCCCAGGATACCGTTCTGCTGGGGACCGACGGGCTCTTCGACAACCTCAAGGAAGCCGAGATCGTGGAGCGCATCCGCAAAGGGCCCTTGCGGCTGGCCATGAACGAGCTGTCTGTGCTGTGCACGGCACGCATGGCGGCGGCGCACGAGGGACAGCCTTCCAAGGAGGACGATCTCACCTTGATCCTCTACCGCGGTCCCCGACGGACGCGTGCGAGGGGGCCAGGAGGCACGTCGGGCTGA
- a CDS encoding protein kinase, producing the protein MWNERITRNTSPLPMDRPGVHKEPKPLRGGQRLGKYRLEKRLASGGFANVFQAMDTVEGVRVALKVPHARLMNERVLRVFRHEARLVAALDHPNILPIKNAQIVEGHFVIATPLGEETLHDRLKTRLSTKMALSYAEQLLDGLAYAHRRRILHSDVKPENLILFPRGRLRLTDFGIAKVVQRTIQGSGSGTVGYIAPEQAMGRPSLRSDVFSAGLVLYRLFSGRLPQWPFDPPLPGEERLLERLHPDLVALILRAIEVDGRNRYRDADQMFAAFQRLKPRALGHVTRRRTRRQRKTQNGNHWQEVRFRQFKREHGKDLEAVHACPGCKGPVSAAMHHCPWCRRELDKVLGESRFPAHCPRCGRGVKKDWKYCAWCYGPSIGDGGGRRYSDRRYTATCSNASCSRKELMPFMRYCPWCRSKVRRSWPVPGSRQRCPSCKNGVYGSYWSWCPWCARGLGPHAG; encoded by the coding sequence GTGTGGAACGAGCGCATCACCAGGAACACCAGCCCCCTGCCCATGGATCGGCCCGGCGTACACAAGGAGCCCAAGCCCCTCCGAGGCGGCCAGCGTCTGGGCAAGTACCGCTTGGAGAAGCGGCTGGCCAGCGGCGGTTTCGCGAACGTCTTCCAGGCCATGGACACGGTCGAGGGCGTGCGCGTGGCGCTCAAGGTGCCGCACGCGCGCTTGATGAACGAACGGGTGTTGCGCGTCTTCCGCCACGAGGCCCGCCTGGTGGCCGCCCTGGATCACCCCAACATCCTGCCGATCAAGAACGCGCAGATCGTCGAGGGGCACTTCGTGATCGCGACGCCGCTCGGTGAGGAGACGCTTCACGATCGCCTGAAGACCCGCCTGTCCACGAAGATGGCGCTGAGCTACGCGGAACAGCTCCTGGACGGGCTGGCCTATGCGCACCGCCGGCGCATCCTGCACAGCGACGTCAAGCCGGAGAACCTCATTCTCTTCCCACGGGGCCGGCTGCGGCTGACCGACTTCGGCATCGCCAAGGTGGTGCAGCGGACCATCCAGGGGTCGGGATCGGGGACGGTCGGCTACATCGCCCCGGAACAGGCCATGGGTCGACCTTCGCTGCGGTCGGACGTGTTCTCTGCCGGGCTGGTCCTGTATCGCCTGTTCAGCGGGCGCTTGCCACAGTGGCCTTTCGATCCACCCCTGCCCGGCGAGGAACGTCTGCTCGAGCGGCTGCACCCGGATCTCGTGGCCCTCATCCTTCGCGCCATCGAGGTGGATGGCCGCAACCGCTACCGCGATGCGGACCAGATGTTCGCGGCCTTCCAACGGCTCAAGCCGCGAGCGCTCGGGCATGTGACCCGCCGACGTACCCGGCGCCAGCGGAAGACGCAGAACGGCAATCACTGGCAAGAGGTTCGTTTCCGGCAGTTCAAGCGTGAGCACGGCAAGGACCTGGAGGCCGTGCACGCCTGCCCCGGCTGCAAAGGACCGGTGAGCGCCGCCATGCACCACTGTCCCTGGTGTCGGCGCGAACTGGACAAGGTGCTGGGCGAGTCCCGCTTCCCGGCGCACTGCCCCCGCTGCGGCCGCGGCGTGAAGAAGGACTGGAAGTACTGCGCCTGGTGCTACGGACCCTCGATCGGAGACGGTGGTGGTCGGCGGTATTCCGATCGCCGCTACACCGCCACCTGCTCCAACGCCTCCTGTTCACGAAAGGAGCTCATGCCGTTCATGCGCTATTGCCCCTGGTGTCGCAGCAAAGTGCGGCGGAGCTGGCCGGTGCCGGGCTCCAGGCAGCGCTGTCCATCGTGCAAGAACGGAGTCTACGGCTCCTACTGGAGTTGGTGTCCGTGGTGTGCCCGCGGCCTGGGACCGCACGCCGGATGA
- a CDS encoding M28 family metallopeptidase — protein sequence MSTPHVRRLPLVVLGLLVACGGREMEEAEPWSLDTQAVSGALAAIHPEAIETHIRVLAHDSLAGRAPGTAGYEGASRYVEGRLRDLGLAPAGVDGSYRQPVQLQESLVDEAASGLTVLGEGRSVSLVYGLDYYLSPDPDRPQVDVEAPVVFVGYGVSAPAFGYDDYANIDVSGKVVAFLSGAPPSLPSNPRAYYSSGAVKRDEAVSRGAVGMLSFNAPDDPRFRWDVNVARAKRGGFAWLEPGVEARPGAAALRGSASLNHSAVDRLFSGTPKALAQVFADAAASVPQAFDLPSRVRMTTTTRHRRVDSHNLVARLEGSDPALSNEHVVYVAHIDHFGVGVPVEGDSIYNGAHDNASGASIVLEIARAFTALPEPPRRSVLFLFVTAEEWGLLGSDYFVNHPTVPPESLVANFSLDMPFLFHPLKDIVPYGADHSTLSEDVSAAAERLGLGIGPDPIPEQVLFIRSDHFSFIRRGIPALFIKSGFETGDDRDGAAINADWRRDIYHTPRDEADQGFDFGAGVTHAQVNFLTGYRVAQRAARPAWKEGDFFGGLFGRAPVF from the coding sequence ATGTCCACGCCGCACGTCCGTCGCCTTCCGCTCGTGGTGCTGGGCCTGCTGGTGGCCTGCGGCGGGCGGGAGATGGAAGAGGCGGAGCCCTGGTCCTTGGACACGCAGGCCGTTTCCGGCGCCTTGGCGGCCATTCATCCCGAGGCGATCGAAACCCACATCCGGGTGCTGGCCCACGACAGTCTGGCCGGGCGCGCGCCGGGAACGGCGGGGTACGAAGGTGCGTCCCGCTATGTGGAGGGTAGGCTGCGGGATCTCGGGCTCGCGCCGGCGGGGGTGGACGGGAGCTACCGCCAGCCGGTCCAGCTCCAGGAGAGCCTGGTGGACGAGGCGGCGAGCGGCCTCACGGTGCTGGGAGAGGGGCGTAGCGTTTCTCTGGTCTACGGGCTGGACTACTACTTGAGCCCCGATCCGGATCGGCCTCAGGTGGACGTGGAGGCTCCGGTGGTGTTCGTGGGGTACGGCGTCTCCGCTCCGGCTTTCGGCTACGACGACTATGCGAACATCGACGTCTCCGGGAAGGTCGTTGCCTTCCTCTCCGGTGCTCCGCCGTCACTCCCGAGCAACCCGCGCGCCTACTACTCCTCTGGTGCGGTCAAGCGCGACGAAGCGGTGTCACGTGGGGCGGTCGGGATGCTGAGCTTCAACGCGCCGGACGACCCGCGCTTCCGCTGGGACGTCAACGTGGCGCGCGCCAAGCGGGGCGGGTTCGCCTGGTTGGAACCAGGCGTGGAGGCGAGACCTGGAGCAGCGGCTCTACGAGGGTCGGCGAGCCTCAACCACTCGGCCGTGGACCGGTTGTTCTCGGGGACGCCCAAAGCGCTCGCCCAGGTCTTCGCCGACGCGGCCGCCAGCGTTCCACAGGCGTTCGACCTTCCGTCCCGCGTGCGCATGACCACCACCACGCGTCACCGGCGGGTGGACAGCCACAACCTGGTGGCCCGCCTGGAGGGGAGCGACCCGGCGCTGTCGAACGAGCACGTGGTCTACGTCGCCCATATCGACCACTTCGGCGTGGGCGTACCCGTGGAGGGGGACTCGATCTACAACGGAGCGCACGACAACGCGTCGGGAGCGTCGATCGTTCTCGAGATCGCGCGGGCCTTCACCGCATTGCCCGAACCTCCGCGACGGTCGGTCCTGTTCCTGTTCGTGACGGCCGAGGAATGGGGGCTGCTGGGATCGGACTACTTCGTGAATCACCCGACCGTGCCGCCGGAAAGCCTGGTGGCGAACTTCTCGCTCGACATGCCCTTCCTTTTCCATCCCCTCAAGGACATCGTCCCCTACGGTGCCGATCACTCGACGCTGTCGGAGGACGTGAGCGCTGCTGCCGAGCGCTTGGGATTGGGCATCGGCCCCGACCCCATTCCCGAACAGGTGCTCTTCATCCGGAGCGACCACTTCAGCTTCATCCGGCGGGGCATTCCCGCCCTCTTCATCAAGAGTGGCTTCGAGACCGGGGACGATCGGGACGGCGCCGCCATCAATGCCGACTGGCGCCGCGACATCTATCACACCCCCCGGGACGAGGCCGACCAGGGCTTCGACTTCGGCGCCGGCGTGACCCATGCCCAGGTCAACTTCCTCACCGGCTACCGCGTGGCCCAGCGTGCGGCCCGGCCCGCTTGGAAGGAAGGCGACTTCTTCGGAGGGCTCTTCGGACGAGCGCCCGTGTTCTGA
- a CDS encoding secondary thiamine-phosphate synthase enzyme YjbQ, protein MTTRIEVPTRGKGLHEITRQVQACVVEAGVRDGLCTVMIQHTSASLTIQENADPSARHDLEGWLDRLVPESDPAFTHTTEGPDDMPSHIKAALTATTLSIPVLGGRLALGTWQGVYVWEHRTRGSLRRCVVHVGP, encoded by the coding sequence GTGACCACCCGTATCGAGGTGCCCACCCGGGGGAAGGGCCTCCACGAGATCACCCGCCAGGTGCAGGCGTGCGTGGTGGAGGCCGGCGTCCGGGACGGCCTGTGCACGGTGATGATCCAGCACACCTCCGCCAGCCTGACGATCCAGGAGAACGCCGATCCGTCCGCCCGCCACGATCTGGAGGGCTGGCTCGACCGTCTGGTGCCGGAGAGCGACCCCGCCTTCACCCACACGACGGAAGGACCGGACGACATGCCGTCCCACATCAAGGCCGCGCTGACCGCCACCACGCTCTCGATCCCGGTCCTGGGTGGGCGCCTGGCCCTGGGGACCTGGCAAGGCGTCTACGTCTGGGAGCACAGAACGCGGGGCTCGCTGCGGCGCTGCGTCGTGCACGTGGGGCCGTAG
- a CDS encoding aminotransferase class V-fold PLP-dependent enzyme, producing MSSSLDRRQFARLFALGGSAAFLGRSGLDLARPAPLGALSLRSAAGLWEDVRARFLMPPELAVLNAANLCPSPRSTLENVYQLTERMDTDPLPSFRTEMHGVKEGSRAKVARHLRVAPEHILITRNTSEANNWVSNGLDLGAGDEVLIFGDNHPSNHQAWREKAKRFGYTVKVVEQVNPHPGADYYLDAFARALTPRTRVLAFTHLTNTAGDLFPAKELCALAREHGALSLVDGAQSFGLLDVDLSDVDPDFYSGSAHKWPCGPKETGLLYVNPRVQGRFWPSLYSAYVGETGLSRTHEGMGQRDEPAIHALGEQMDFLGEIGQGRIEERSRELTSALVEALAAIDGVRLWTSTDATRRAAVVSFDPAGLDPRRLTDALESEGIVCSNRPGADRPGIRFAPHFYNSMEEIERAAGAIRKYVRQGV from the coding sequence ATGTCCTCGTCGCTCGATCGTCGTCAGTTCGCCCGCCTGTTCGCCCTCGGCGGATCCGCCGCGTTCCTGGGACGCTCGGGCCTGGATCTGGCGAGACCGGCGCCGCTGGGAGCACTCAGCCTCCGCAGTGCCGCGGGCCTCTGGGAAGACGTGCGGGCTCGTTTCCTGATGCCGCCCGAGCTGGCGGTGCTCAATGCGGCCAACCTGTGCCCCTCGCCCCGCTCGACGCTCGAGAACGTGTACCAGCTCACCGAGCGCATGGACACGGATCCGCTTCCCAGCTTCCGCACCGAGATGCACGGCGTGAAGGAGGGCTCCCGTGCCAAGGTGGCCCGCCACCTGCGCGTGGCTCCCGAGCACATCCTGATCACCCGCAACACCAGCGAGGCCAACAACTGGGTCTCCAACGGCCTGGACCTGGGCGCGGGCGACGAGGTGCTGATCTTCGGCGACAACCATCCGAGCAACCACCAGGCCTGGAGAGAGAAAGCCAAGCGCTTCGGATACACGGTCAAGGTGGTCGAGCAGGTCAACCCCCACCCCGGTGCCGACTACTACCTGGACGCCTTCGCCCGCGCGCTCACGCCGCGCACCCGCGTGCTGGCCTTCACGCACCTGACCAACACCGCCGGGGACCTCTTCCCGGCGAAGGAGCTGTGCGCGCTGGCCCGCGAGCACGGCGCTCTCAGTCTGGTGGATGGCGCGCAGTCGTTCGGGCTCCTGGACGTGGATCTCTCCGACGTCGACCCCGACTTCTATTCCGGTTCCGCGCACAAGTGGCCCTGTGGCCCCAAGGAGACCGGCCTGTTGTACGTCAACCCGCGGGTGCAGGGCCGCTTCTGGCCCAGCCTCTACAGCGCGTATGTCGGCGAGACGGGTTTGTCGCGCACACACGAGGGGATGGGCCAGAGGGACGAGCCCGCCATCCACGCGCTGGGCGAGCAGATGGACTTCCTCGGAGAGATCGGACAGGGGCGCATCGAAGAGCGCAGCCGTGAACTCACCTCTGCGCTCGTGGAGGCCCTCGCAGCGATCGACGGCGTGAGGTTGTGGACCTCCACCGATGCCACCCGGCGCGCCGCGGTGGTGTCGTTCGACCCGGCCGGCCTCGATCCCCGTCGACTGACCGACGCACTGGAGAGCGAGGGCATCGTGTGCTCGAATCGACCGGGAGCCGATCGTCCGGGCATCCGCTTCGCGCCGCACTTCTACAACTCCATGGAAGAGATCGAGCGCGCCGCGGGTGCCATCCGCAAATACGTGCGCCAGGGCGTGTGA
- a CDS encoding SCO family protein: MLGAALLAAACSSAAEDPLPALLGSLRGEVFLQPYRLPMARLPDQHGTLFDLREAARGKVTFVYFGYTHCPDICPITMATLARALQRLEPAEREQVLSVFIGVDPPRDPPEQLRSWLGAMDPTFVGLSPTFDELDAILGQLGFRRPPQDYPEEGPYEVAHPGLLYVFTPDRLGRFGYPPDALDPDVIASGVRALLGLDWRANADVEVSAARAADPLGQNQMSVYATVSNPGSLPDTLRGIVAPFARTGSLHEMTSSDGVMRMQRLDALVIPPRATVELRPGALHGMLEELAAVPAAGDTVEVLFAFARSGQIIVRVPVLDPADVVR; encoded by the coding sequence GTGCTCGGCGCCGCTCTCCTGGCCGCGGCGTGCTCGTCCGCGGCCGAGGACCCACTCCCTGCGCTGCTCGGGTCCCTGCGCGGTGAGGTGTTCCTGCAACCCTATCGCCTGCCCATGGCGCGGCTCCCCGATCAGCACGGTACGCTGTTCGACCTGAGGGAAGCCGCGCGAGGCAAGGTCACCTTCGTCTATTTCGGGTACACGCACTGCCCGGACATCTGCCCGATCACCATGGCCACTCTGGCGCGGGCGCTGCAGCGCCTGGAGCCGGCGGAGCGGGAACAGGTGCTGAGCGTCTTCATCGGGGTGGATCCGCCGCGCGACCCTCCGGAGCAGTTGCGGAGCTGGCTGGGAGCCATGGACCCGACCTTCGTGGGGCTGAGCCCCACCTTCGACGAGCTGGACGCGATCCTGGGGCAATTGGGCTTCCGCCGTCCGCCACAGGACTATCCCGAGGAGGGGCCGTACGAGGTAGCGCACCCGGGACTGCTCTACGTGTTCACGCCAGACCGTCTGGGACGTTTCGGATACCCGCCCGACGCACTTGATCCCGACGTGATCGCGTCGGGCGTGCGCGCTCTGCTGGGACTGGATTGGCGCGCCAACGCCGACGTTGAGGTGTCGGCCGCGCGAGCGGCCGATCCATTGGGGCAGAACCAGATGTCGGTGTACGCAACGGTGAGCAACCCAGGGTCGCTGCCCGACACGCTGCGCGGCATCGTGGCGCCCTTCGCCCGCACGGGCTCCCTTCACGAGATGACCTCCTCCGACGGCGTGATGCGCATGCAACGCCTGGACGCACTCGTGATTCCGCCCCGCGCTACTGTGGAGCTCCGCCCGGGCGCACTGCACGGCATGCTGGAGGAGTTGGCCGCCGTTCCCGCCGCGGGGGACACCGTCGAGGTGTTGTTCGCGTTCGCGCGGTCGGGCCAGATCATCGTGCGCGTGCCCGTGCTCGATCCAGCGGACGTGGTGCGCTAG